A window of Seriola aureovittata isolate HTS-2021-v1 ecotype China chromosome 17, ASM2101889v1, whole genome shotgun sequence genomic DNA:
tctcttttctgcCTCCCTAACTCTGTATTTGCCAGCAGTCGGTGCTGAGGACCAGTGTTTCAACAGGTGTAACATGTATTAACAAGTTCTGATGATAAAATCAGGAGGTGAAGCAGTTTTTAAGGCTGTTAGAAAATAGCGCCtgcaaactgttttttgttttttttttcaaaccagtCTGAAATTTAAACAAAGTATTGACAATGGTGTGCCATTAGGAGCATACAGGCTAAAGCAGCACACCGCTCCCCCTAATGGCCAGTATGAATCTCGCCCGTCTGGTGTCATGTTAGAAGTCCACAAGTATAATCCTAAATGTTTCATCACAAATCCCTCTGGGTGGGCTCTAAATCTTTCATGTAGATGGATTTCACATCTTACAACCTTAGACATTTATCTACCTGCcagcctgcctgtctgtctgcctgtctgtctgtctgtctgtgagccCGGCCCCGGTGTTGAGACTCAGATGGTGACTAGTGACTttgtaaaaaacagaaacaaaacgtttaaaaaaataaaaatttaaaaaattaaaaaaaaaaaagagaaagaaaaaagttgttGTGTTAGCATGAGTGGCCTCCctcatgtgctgtgtgtggtgtgcCATTGTGtgtgaagatgtgtgtgtgtcctcaggtcGTTTGTCAGGTTTTAAAAACACCCATCCCTATCCCTGCgacacccccaacccccaccctaccccccccacacacacactcctctgctaCAGTATTATGTAGCTCCAACCCAGccctccctcctcactctcactctctctctctctctctctctccctgtctgatAAGAGGCCTGTGTTATGAGGACAGTTGGTATTAGTATTTTGCACTCTGCTCGCTGATCTTAATGCACTTACAAGCATGGCAGTCGCACTCCAGTCCCACGCAGGCTTTGATTGTGCTCCAGGTCTGCAGCCTGTTTCCCATCATCCACTCCCAGTGTATCTGCTGAAGCTCACTGAAAGGACaggtggcacacacacacacacacacacacatatatagaaacacacactcatgtagaGGTCCCCCCTCATTTTCAGCTTGCCAGTCCCTGTCCAGGCCAACTTCTCCTGGGTGGCAGCTAAAATCAAAGCATTCATCCATCCTTGACTGTGGGAAGTAAAATATGGAGCAGGGCGGAGTGGACTTGGCTGGAGTGTGACCGCCACGCTGGTGTGGGGAGTGACTGTGTCCTGTCAGCCTCTGGTTAGTGTTCTGTTCTAATCTGCTGGGCTCCCTTTGTGAACCTGTGGACGGTGCTTCTGTTCCGAGTGCCATGTGAGAAACAAACgcttcagtgaaaaaaaaaaatgaaaaaaaggatgttttacttaatatgttattttaatttacctttatatttttgtttgtttgtttgtttttgtttttttttttttttgttatccaAGGGTTTAAAGTTCAAAGCTCATACTCTTTATGTGGGGACCTGCCAACCTGCACTCCttttaaatgtgacaaagtCTTTCTGTTGGTCTGAACCATGTGTGCCAAATTGTATGTATATTCCTCTGTCAATGCTTTGAATATTAACAGTGcataaaaaatatgaagaaaattctgttttttgGATGCATTTCCGTCAACCTTgaagaaaaaatggaaatacaaaagAGTTGTGTCAGATTTGTATCCCAAATGCTCATGGGTGCTGACAGAATTTTTGCTGCAGTTTACAAAAGGTTTAACACAATTTGTAGTTTTTGATTGGTTGGAGTCTTTCTCAAGCGAAGGCCTGCACTGTGCCTCTCTCCTTGCACACAGCTTACCTCAGTCCGAGGCGCCTCCCTCCATCTTTATGtccttttcactgtgttttaccAGCTCTTACATCATGACGACCACAACAGGTTGATTCCTCCTACTTGTTTACATCATAATATCAGTATCACAGTGAGAAGGAACTGGATAAGGTGCATTTAAGGTTCAAAACTCCACCAAAAGACATATAGATTCACAGAAATTACAAAATTCTTCCAAATCCAAATCTCCATGGTATCCCTCTCTAtggatttctgtttctttcagtttgtttccaaATGGCTTGTATAGCAAGCGAGGGAGCAGATGTTTTTGCACAGCTGTTGCAGGGATGCTAATACTGTAACGCAGCTGTGTAAGACCCCAGCTTATTGGCTGATCATAGCTCAGCCCTGGCCTGCCCCAGACACAACATTTCCGCTTTACAGCTGATCTCAGTTCACTCAAGGATTATTAGAGTCGTTCCTCTTTTCCTGTGCTGCATCCGCAGAGCGCCTTGGCCGGTGCTACAGTCgcagtccagcagcagcagcagcagcagcagcagcagccagccagccagccagccaaaaccccctctccttctccctccattCACATCCATTGCAAATAAAACCCTGCTCTGACATCTGGAATTTGAAATTGCATGCATTCATCTGCATGTGGAAAACggattataatttttttttttctttcaacattTTCCACTTGGTTCTTCAGAGCTAAGATGCCTTTGAGATGAACTCAATCAGTGGGGCGGGTGTTTCATGTCTGGGGGTTGGGGTTCGACTGGATCTGTTGGTTAAACTCAAGCCCACCCCCTCTCTACTTTGGCCTGCTGCCTGAGAGCTTTTCCACCATGGTGAAGCTGCAATGTATGTCATCTTGAAATGGTTTCCCAGTCATTCCAGACACTTATGCAAGAGTACTTAGCAACTCAGAGATATGCGGgagaaaaacagtgtttcaaACTAAAAGTACACAAAGTGGTAATTTTCTGAACAGTTGCAGTTTTAGATTTGATTTTACTAATCAACACTCGTAGTTTTAGGTCTGAAAAACACACTAAGACAATGAGTGTAGTATTTCCAATAGTTactcttctgtctgtcttggCTTGTGTAGCTGAAGTCCCTCACAGGCACCCACCGTTCAGCTTTGAGGtgaatttctttctcttttatatgGTTTCTCAGGTCATTCCAAACAGCGTTTTTCGTCATGTAAGAAACCACTTCATTTTGCATtcaataacaaacacaacatcactCCGTTTCATTGAGTTCACTGCACAAACTGTCACACCAATTTTCCTTCACGCCATCAATGTTTGATGTAAGCTTTAGTATTGCGAGTCAAAAGGAGAGGTTCTGTCAGTGGGTCATTTCCAGATACAGAGCCACTGTCTTCACTCATCCACACTCAGAACCCAACTCAGAACCCAAAACAGCCACATCTGCCTGCAGCTATTGTTTCCTTAGCAgtcattttaaaggttttttgcAATGCAGCCACATCACAGCAAACATTGCAGAGATGCTAAGAAAGTACAACCTGGCTGGGCTTGTCGTGTACAGTACTAGGATGCATGTTTAGTCGACCAGATAATAaggcatgtgtgtatgtacagctCACCGTCTCTTTCCACGTTAGTTTAGTAGTCATGTAGCGGCGTGGTGTCAGGGAGTGAGAATGCCCTTCCAGTCGTATCAAGTTGCCAGCTGAAGCCAATCCACTGCCCCCCCTGTGCCACCTGACTCCCTGTCCTCACCTTCAGCATGGGCTCTCTCATGGCCAGCTGGTGCTTTCATGATACACCTTAACCTATCTCTGGGAATGCTTCAGAAACTCACTTCACATCCATCCCGCTACACATCTCCTGTTAGAGTTCAGTCACCACTGGTAATTTTCTACAAGGCATACCCAACAGGTTGATTTCTAAGCTAgcactcctctcctctgtccttccttgtgttgttttcttcctggttgcaaacactcttctcgTCTcgactttgttttttaaacccTTTGAATTGATGCTGCTTCTGTGCTTGACTCTGGGTTTACTGCGTGGTGCCATGTTGTCCACATGGCCTCTAGAGCTTGTAACGCTTCAGTGTGTAATGTTACCATATGCCTTACATGTTTTCCAGGACtaataaaaaaagcataacaaaaaaacatcagatgtgcttttttatttctgtgcccATTCTGAAAAAACTCGAGAGATTTTTACAAACtcatattttacaaatatcttcttcctgtttccttacttttcttaaaaccaaaacaggacCGTACAAAATCTATATCTATACAGTAATATGCACACAATACTGtacaaaaaacatctttacaAAACAAGCTGTTTTCAGGAATGTTATTGAAATAATGAAGATGTGATGGTTGGTCTCATTTGtcacaaatgaaaaattataaCTCGTCTGTCTATCTAAAAGAAAGCAACGGTGAGGCAGGttataaaatttttaaaaatccaaaatagCTGCAATTAGAACTATCTctattatgtaaaaaaaaaagatctacaTTTCTATATACATCATCAAACATCACAAATTAATTAAGAGTATAAAAGTAGATGAGAACTTTTGTATATTCTTAAGATTTGGTTGGTGGCTCTTGGATCCCATGGGAGGTCAAGACCTGAGACAAGCGACTCAAGTAAGTGGAATCTGGGTAACCGTTcctgagagagacaaaaagaagacCGCTCATCTCAGATATACATGGCCTAGTGTATGTGACCTTCAATCTTGCAGCTCTGGTAGATATTCCCACTGGCATCACTCACCCTGATTTGCCTCCCTGTAGGCTGGTCTTGTGTGGGATGCAGTCCCAGGTGACCTTGGCCCCTGCCTCTTTGCCTGTCACTGTGAAGGTGAGTCCCTGCCTGAAGGCTTTCTCCAACCTGGGCAGGAGATTCCTCGTCATCTCGCAGTCAGGGAGGAAGGCTTCAAACTGTCCTCCTTTAAATGGTTTTCCTGGAGATGGGTGATCTATCTGGTAGGACAGTAAGCAAAGAACACAGTCATAAACAAAGCCTCTAGATATTACCACACATAAGCACAAAGTAAAGTCCTATTATTGACACAGCATCAACCTGCACAGAGGATCAGAATTTACACTCTGTTGTACTATTGACGACTTTTGACAATAAACAAGCACGTGCTGACTGGTGCTTGCAGATCACAGCGGAGCAAGAAACCCATGGAGGACGAGAACTGTAACTATCATTTCTGCcacattataaaaaaacaaactctatGAAGGGTGTTAGGTGAAGCTAAATGCGTCTTCACATCCCGTAGGGGTCAAATACAACACAAGGTAAATtcaaacatatattttataaaataagaGTCACATTGAGCTTTAATAAGCCCATATTTAACTTCTGTGTAATAAAGAGGCTGTGCAGAATGTTATTACCTTCCGTGAAGTGGTAAAGCAGTCAAATCGAACAAACCTATATCATTTGTTGTCTCAACCAAGATGAAATCGGCACAGTAGGCACCTCAGTATATTTTGCTAATGGCCTCTAGTAGATACAACAGTTCTCATTGACAATATATTCAAAGTATGCCACTCACCCCTTGGATGCCATCAGGAATGTTGTAAGTGATCTTGACAGCAGATTCCCTCTTGTGACCAGGTACCCTGATGTCTAGTTTAGAGTATCTCATTTTGCCCCGGAAACCCGGGGGAGTCGGAGCTGTCTCGTAACAATTTTTGCAGTGGACGTGCACGGTGTCCAGGCATTTTGAGCACATGGAGATCCCACACTTGGTTGTCGTCACTGACGTCCCAttgtccccacacacacagaggcagccCAGGTTTCCCTGACCTAACCTGGACTCCTCTGGGATATCCTGGATCTCTCCTTGTCTTTGCTGTACACTCTGCTTTTCGGTTGAATGCATGGTTCTCTCTTTCTTATGAAGGGCTGTGGCTTCATCAGTACGGGCTGTTGTTGACCCGACACCATTCACACATGTCACATTTCTATTATTTCCTGCTGTAGAGTGGTTGACAAGTGTCTCAATTTTCAATCCATCCATCTCCACTGTACTTATAATTTTCACTTTCTCCTTAATGACAGGCTCTTTCCTCACTAATGGCTGGCTAACTGATCCGTTCACAAGCTCTGCCTCACAAAAGTCACTCATCTGGCTTGTTCTCCTTTCCTGTCCACCAGCTGTCCCGTCGCCTTTGCCTGTTTGGCTCTCTAGCCTCCCCTGAGGATTACTGTTACAGTGTAGACCAGTGCTTTGCTCCTCATTCATTTGTGAAGAAGTGGACGGATTCCAGTTGGAGGTAGAGGGGCTAGAGATGACCTGTTGTTCAGGTATTTGGGCCAAATCTCCAGAAAACACCTCCTGCAGTGTAGCACATACCTTAGAACACAACTGTTTTGGACCAAGAAGAAATAAGCTCTTCTTTAAAATCTGGATAGTAACCTTCTTGAAGCGGCTACGGACTTCAGCACAACAAGCCTGTAAAGTTTCATCAGCTGGATCAGTAACACCCAGTGCTGACAAGTGCAGCTCCTGCACAGAGAAGTCTACACAAACCGAGTCAACCAGATTCTGTAGACCTTGCTGACATGAACTTACTTTGGACGAGTTCGCCCCTCTTATGGTGACAGTAAGATCACCACTGCTTTCTGGGCGGCCCTCTTTCATCTGGACATCAGAAGTCAGGTCGTCCACTCGGGTGCTGTAGGCTTCTTTTATGTGCTGCCACATCACCAAGGAAACTGTTATCTCTGCATTACAGACTTCCCGCTTGTCCCTCACTGTTTGGGTACTGAAGCTGGAAGAACTGCCCCTGGCTCTGGCTGTGGACTTGCTGGAGTCGTCGTGACTTTTCTGACTCATAACCTGAGCCTTCTGCTGAGGTGTTCCTGAGAAACTATTGGCTCGCCTCAAGGTGGATCCAGACCCTGCAGGTGGAAGTGTAGTACTTCCTGACAAACTGGACTGAGCAGTGCTGAGGGGGGATGTTAAACTCTTTGGTCGAGTATCCATTAAATTTGAAGTCAACAGGGTTTTATTCTGCGTAGAGGTAAATGAATGCAAAGCATCTCCACCTTTAAACAAGATATCCTCTCCGGTGTTTTGGGATTCTGCTCTGGGGAATCTTTCACCAGAAGTCCCTGTTGTTTCTGACAGGACGTCATGCCCCAACATTGGCCCAGGGCGCGTTTGTCTACTGGGAGATGAGAGCCCTCGTAAAGTGAAGTCAGTTGGTCGACTACCTAAAGCAGACAGCCCTGTATCCTTAAACCGAGCTGCTAGTTTATACCTTTTGGCTCCATCagttctcctctcctcatcccctGACCTCAGCAGCTGATCTATCCTATCATCCAGAGACCCTTCAGTGGTGTACCTAGTGAAGGGGACTCTCACCTCATCAGTAGGAGTTAATGAACTTGAATCATATGAAGGATATCTACGAAGACTGGCTACATCCTCTTTTTTATCCCTCACTTTGTCTTGGTCCAGGAGAAGGAATTGCTTTGCTTCAGACACGTCACTACTGCTCccaataatataaatatttctgtcaTCCTCACTCAGAAGAAGCTTAGGAAGTCTGACATTTAAGTTCTCTCTCGCCCTTTGCAGTCCTCCCCTGGGGGACAGGATACACTTCGGGAGCTGAGCTCGACGGATCTTGGTCTCATTCTCTTGGTAAAGCCCACTTATTGCCTTTTTTGCCAACACCAGGCGCTCTTGCTCTTGACCACCCTCTGCCTCTCCTGTTGTAACCTGCAGATACAGAGTAGTCAACCCCTGGTTTGTCATATCCACCACCCCAACACCATACTGACTAAGGATATGCTGGTATTCTTTCCCACAGTGTTTCTGCAGATACTGGAACATGTCTGCATCCACAATAAGTGAGAAGTCCTCCTCTGATGTGGTAAGATGCCCAGGAAACTGCAGATCTGCACCCTCTGTCTGGCCAGTATCTTCCCAGTTATAACCACTTGGTGTGAGGTCTCTATATGAGCTTGAGTTGTACTCATCGGACGGCCTGCTAAGGTGGACTTTCTTGCTTTGTTCTCTTTGCTTATTGGGTTTTCTGCTCTGATCTTCTGACTCCTGAGTATGAGACTTCTTTGTTGTCTGAACAGACCTGGAGCCACTAGGCGCAGGTTGCCCCgactctttgttttcctctgattGTGGGCACCCAGGATGGCCAAGCAATTGAGCCAAGGCAGCCTGAACTTTGGAGTAGGCGCCACACAATGTACAGAATTCCTCTGCATCGTGGTTTATCTGGACGTCAGGGTGGGTCGTATGAAGGCTCTTCAACGCCAATACTCCCCCGGGAAGCAGGCTGTAGGCGACAGTCGCTGACAAATTTAAGATGACCTAGGATTATGAAAAAAGTGAGACAACAGACATTAATGGATGTTACTGTATATTCAATACCTGTTCCAATATTTTTCAATAATCTAGTTAAATATACCTTGTCTGGGTCCAGGCGTTCGTGATGCTCAGTTACAACGAGTTCATACTTCTTCCCATCCACTTCCAGAATGTGCTTGCTCTGTTGAATAACTCTCTGTGCCACTGTGTGAGAGGGGTCAGCAGAGGGAAATCAATCTCAGTCTGCAAAGCATCCTGACTAAGCGCTTTCACCATTGGCCACTCCATTGACTTGCATGCCAACAGTCCAGCTCGGGTAAATCACCGGTGACAGCCCATACAGTGTGATACCTTACTATTACCTTGCAAATGATTGCAACAAGATTTTGGAGTCTTTAGAGTGAAAGTTAATGAAGCATTTTATGTTGTACCATGAGACCTGTGTGTAAATGTAGTTAATATAGtctattcaattcaattcagctGAAAGGGGCTTTATTAGAATGGGAAGCCAATACTTACATCGCCAAAGCAagggtgaaataaaaacaacaaagggaaAATGTCTCTGTAGTAGAACTAATTAATTATTCagacccccccccaaaaaaaaaaaaacccacccaCACTTCATatgcacagacatgcacacaccctGACCCTACCAACCTGCACTGTCCTCAAAGGTGATGAGGGCCGAAAAGGGTGTCGCCTTGACAATAGTGGCAAAGTCTATTTCCCCTCCTCCATTCTTGACCCTCAGGAAGTGGATAATTAGCTTGTCTTTCAGTCTGTCTTCCTCAATGTCTGTAGGCAGACCACTCACCCTCACCATTCTGCCCCGCTCTGCCATCTGCTGGGAGAAACACAATCACCGCTGTGAAGGAGAAACTCTCAGAGTGACAGGAGCAAGACAGCGACACGGGAATGTCATGAGTCTGTAGAAATGGTGAGCGTGGACATCAACATGATGGTGACAA
This region includes:
- the si:busm1-163l24.3 gene encoding uncharacterized protein si:busm1-163l24.3 gives rise to the protein MAERGRMVRVSGLPTDIEEDRLKDKLIIHFLRVKNGGGEIDFATIVKATPFSALITFEDSAVAQRVIQQSKHILEVDGKKYELVVTEHHERLDPDKVILNLSATVAYSLLPGGVLALKSLHTTHPDVQINHDAEEFCTLCGAYSKVQAALAQLLGHPGCPQSEENKESGQPAPSGSRSVQTTKKSHTQESEDQSRKPNKQREQSKKVHLSRPSDEYNSSSYRDLTPSGYNWEDTGQTEGADLQFPGHLTTSEEDFSLIVDADMFQYLQKHCGKEYQHILSQYGVGVVDMTNQGLTTLYLQVTTGEAEGGQEQERLVLAKKAISGLYQENETKIRRAQLPKCILSPRGGLQRARENLNVRLPKLLLSEDDRNIYIIGSSSDVSEAKQFLLLDQDKVRDKKEDVASLRRYPSYDSSSLTPTDEVRVPFTRYTTEGSLDDRIDQLLRSGDEERRTDGAKRYKLAARFKDTGLSALGSRPTDFTLRGLSSPSRQTRPGPMLGHDVLSETTGTSGERFPRAESQNTGEDILFKGGDALHSFTSTQNKTLLTSNLMDTRPKSLTSPLSTAQSSLSGSTTLPPAGSGSTLRRANSFSGTPQQKAQVMSQKSHDDSSKSTARARGSSSSFSTQTVRDKREVCNAEITVSLVMWQHIKEAYSTRVDDLTSDVQMKEGRPESSGDLTVTIRGANSSKVSSCQQGLQNLVDSVCVDFSVQELHLSALGVTDPADETLQACCAEVRSRFKKVTIQILKKSLFLLGPKQLCSKVCATLQEVFSGDLAQIPEQQVISSPSTSNWNPSTSSQMNEEQSTGLHCNSNPQGRLESQTGKGDGTAGGQERRTSQMSDFCEAELVNGSVSQPLVRKEPVIKEKVKIISTVEMDGLKIETLVNHSTAGNNRNVTCVNGVGSTTARTDEATALHKKERTMHSTEKQSVQQRQGEIQDIPEESRLGQGNLGCLCVCGDNGTSVTTTKCGISMCSKCLDTVHVHCKNCYETAPTPPGFRGKMRYSKLDIRVPGHKRESAVKITYNIPDGIQGIDHPSPGKPFKGGQFEAFLPDCEMTRNLLPRLEKAFRQGLTFTVTGKEAGAKVTWDCIPHKTSLQGGKSGNGYPDSTYLSRLSQVLTSHGIQEPPTKS